One window of the Brevundimonas goettingensis genome contains the following:
- the tolB gene encoding Tol-Pal system beta propeller repeat protein TolB: MRLKLLLATAAALAMSAPMLAQAQVLGPGPAATAPTQDVVVDEGVLKPFQIAIAPFSGPNGSEVSGVLTGDLTRSGYFEAISPRSFIETGLTLNNAPNFPQWTQIGAQAVLYGSVTPRPDNRNDYGFRLYDPYRQCQLVSYNFTATPEQWRRVAHKIADVVYQRMTGESGFFDTRIIYVAESGTELNRLSRLAIVDQDGYNPVFLTGGEEIILTPRFSSNPDEITYMALGKDYSRIYLYNLSTGRRESLGEFDGQALAPRYSPDGSKVAFSIIRGGNTDVYVMDLRSRQLSRLTSDPGIDTSPSFSPDARQIVFNSDRSGTPRLYVMNTDGSGQRPISRGGGSYTAPSWSPRGDLIAFTKSSGGRFSIGVMGTDGSGERSLSSSYFEEGPSWAPNGRYIMFSRQTRGGNTNLWMVDLSGRVIAQSGYQGRGSDPAWSPLLDAAPVNLGRSQGPDSCPS, translated from the coding sequence ATGCGTCTGAAACTTCTCCTGGCCACGGCCGCCGCCCTGGCGATGTCGGCCCCGATGCTGGCGCAGGCTCAGGTCCTTGGTCCGGGGCCGGCCGCAACTGCACCGACCCAGGACGTCGTCGTCGATGAGGGCGTTCTGAAGCCCTTCCAGATCGCCATCGCCCCGTTCAGCGGCCCCAACGGCTCGGAAGTCTCCGGCGTCCTGACCGGCGACCTGACGCGGTCCGGCTATTTCGAGGCGATCAGCCCGCGCAGCTTTATCGAGACCGGGCTGACGCTGAACAATGCGCCCAACTTCCCGCAGTGGACCCAGATCGGCGCCCAGGCGGTGCTCTACGGCTCGGTGACCCCGCGCCCCGACAACCGCAATGACTACGGTTTCCGCCTGTACGATCCGTACCGGCAGTGCCAGCTGGTCAGCTACAACTTCACCGCCACGCCCGAGCAGTGGCGCCGGGTCGCGCACAAGATCGCCGACGTCGTCTATCAGCGCATGACCGGAGAGAGCGGCTTCTTCGACACCCGCATTATCTATGTCGCCGAGAGCGGCACCGAGCTGAACCGCCTGTCGCGCCTCGCGATCGTGGATCAGGACGGCTACAACCCCGTCTTCCTGACCGGGGGCGAGGAGATCATCCTGACGCCGCGCTTTTCGTCCAATCCGGACGAGATCACCTATATGGCGCTGGGCAAGGATTACAGCCGCATCTACCTCTACAACCTGTCGACCGGCCGCCGCGAAAGCCTCGGCGAGTTCGATGGCCAGGCCCTGGCGCCGCGCTATTCGCCCGACGGGTCCAAGGTGGCCTTCTCCATCATCCGCGGCGGCAACACCGACGTCTATGTGATGGATTTGCGTAGCCGGCAGCTGTCGCGACTGACCTCGGATCCGGGCATCGACACCTCGCCCTCGTTCAGCCCGGACGCGCGCCAGATCGTGTTCAACTCGGACCGTTCGGGCACGCCCCGCCTCTATGTCATGAACACCGACGGCTCGGGCCAGCGCCCGATCTCACGCGGCGGCGGCAGCTACACGGCCCCGTCCTGGAGCCCGCGCGGCGATCTGATCGCCTTCACCAAATCGTCGGGCGGCCGCTTCTCCATCGGGGTGATGGGAACCGACGGCTCGGGCGAGCGCAGCCTTTCGTCCAGCTATTTCGAGGAAGGCCCGTCCTGGGCCCCGAACGGCCGCTACATCATGTTCTCGCGCCAGACGCGGGGCGGGAACACCAATCTGTGGATGGTCGACCTGTCGGGCCGGGTTATCGCCCAGTCGGGCTATCAGGGCCGGGGCTCCGATCCCGCCTGGTCGCCCCTGCTGGACGCCGCCCCGGTGAACCTGGGCCGCAGCCAGGGTCCGGACAGCTGCCCGTCCTGA
- a CDS encoding YbgC/FadM family acyl-CoA thioesterase, with amino-acid sequence MSPDAPTAGRFEGRDHLLPIRVYYEDTDFTGLVYHANYVRYFERGRSDFMRLTAKGHAELLDDAEPMAFVVAEMNIKYLKPARIDDALVVRTTYDAVKGPRLIISQSVERDGEVLCRAEVTAVCIYLDGRPRRPTKALVESVTPWLKG; translated from the coding sequence ATGAGCCCCGACGCCCCCACCGCGGGCCGCTTCGAAGGCCGCGATCACCTGCTGCCGATCCGGGTCTATTACGAGGACACCGACTTCACCGGGCTGGTCTATCACGCCAACTACGTCCGCTATTTCGAGCGTGGGCGGTCGGACTTCATGCGGCTGACGGCCAAGGGTCATGCCGAACTTCTCGACGACGCCGAGCCGATGGCCTTCGTCGTCGCCGAGATGAACATCAAATATCTGAAGCCCGCGCGGATCGACGACGCCCTGGTGGTGCGCACCACCTATGACGCGGTGAAGGGCCCCCGGCTGATCATCTCCCAGAGCGTGGAGCGGGACGGCGAGGTGCTGTGCCGGGCCGAGGTGACGGCGGTCTGCATCTATCTGGACGGCCGGCCCCGGCGCCCGACCAAGGCCCTGGTCGAGAGCGTCACGCCCTGGCTGAAGGGCTGA
- a CDS encoding energy transducer TonB gives MRRPSPAILGSVALHVGVLALALISWPKKELPPVPNSVPVSILSSEVIEAAAADNPSEELITEDGASAPTEAVEAPPAPMPAPPPPPTPAPPTPRIPPKVTPPAPTPRPTPTRPTPPVTRPAPPRPKAQPPAATPRRNEPSLDLNALQGPRRPNNNPGRPSTGQQGAGQAPQASGPQLSALGRQVTPNWNMRVVCDLPGGDNVTIRVRVRLDVNGRIQGNPVIEGGSSDPAWRAAADSLLQALRATSPFDVPAGFAAQEIPFRFETARQCANR, from the coding sequence GTGAGAAGGCCCAGCCCCGCCATTCTGGGATCGGTCGCGCTGCATGTCGGCGTGCTGGCACTCGCCCTGATCAGCTGGCCGAAGAAGGAACTGCCGCCGGTTCCAAACTCGGTGCCGGTATCGATCCTGTCGTCCGAGGTCATCGAGGCCGCAGCCGCCGACAATCCCTCTGAGGAGCTGATCACCGAGGACGGCGCCAGCGCCCCGACCGAGGCGGTCGAGGCCCCGCCGGCGCCGATGCCCGCACCGCCCCCGCCGCCGACCCCCGCGCCGCCGACGCCGCGCATCCCGCCCAAGGTGACGCCGCCGGCCCCGACCCCGCGCCCGACGCCGACCCGTCCGACGCCGCCCGTCACCCGTCCCGCGCCGCCACGTCCCAAGGCCCAGCCGCCCGCTGCGACACCGCGTCGCAACGAGCCCTCTCTGGACCTCAACGCCCTGCAGGGACCACGCCGTCCGAACAACAACCCGGGCCGTCCCTCGACGGGTCAGCAGGGCGCCGGACAGGCGCCCCAGGCCTCGGGACCGCAGCTCAGCGCCCTCGGACGTCAGGTGACGCCGAACTGGAACATGCGGGTCGTTTGCGATCTGCCGGGCGGTGACAACGTCACCATCCGCGTCCGCGTCCGCCTGGACGTCAACGGCCGCATTCAGGGCAACCCCGTCATTGAGGGCGGCAGTTCGGACCCCGCCTGGCGAGCGGCTGCCGACAGCCTTCTGCAGGCGTTGCGAGCGACCTCTCCGTTCGATGTACCGGCCGGGTTCGCCGCACAGGAAATTCCGTTCCGGTTCGAAACGGCGCGCCAATGTGCGAACCGCTGA
- the tilS gene encoding tRNA lysidine(34) synthetase TilS: MHLTAVTAPDAGLAARVEARLDARLMRDVGHALVLGLSGGGDSIALLDIVADWAGRHGRRLLAVTVDHGLNPDSRDWSRFCAEACARRGVDWIERRWEGDKPASGLTAAARMARHRLIAETARTAGARVVLLAHTADDILESDWMRSRSVEAGGSTLGRLREWSPSPVWPEGRGLMLFRPLLEERREALRELLRAVGQGWIEDPANADARFGRSRARQALEAGGRALGAETPYPPSTLGVGPLALPLGEGFQVGRGISPTLLAATLLSASGGSTPPRRDRLGRMMDRLRSGEDFHAGLAGARIEARGETVLVGREPGEFRRRAPGDVRLTPGQSAVWDGRYEIVIAEPGWTVTAAAGRLNRLSDADRAVVSGVPAWARGALPVLIRDDATGPVLAWRKAEVRALSPRRLALFSGAAFRGAGDETTQEAGLFGTIHGETPPADLFSHKDHHRGLG, from the coding sequence TTGCACCTGACCGCGGTGACCGCGCCGGACGCAGGTCTGGCGGCGCGGGTGGAGGCCCGGCTCGACGCCCGCCTGATGCGGGATGTCGGCCATGCGCTTGTTCTGGGCCTTTCCGGCGGCGGGGACTCCATCGCCCTGCTGGACATCGTCGCCGACTGGGCAGGGCGCCATGGCCGACGTTTGCTGGCGGTCACCGTCGATCACGGCCTGAACCCGGACAGCCGCGACTGGAGCCGGTTTTGCGCCGAGGCCTGCGCGCGCCGCGGCGTGGACTGGATCGAACGGCGCTGGGAAGGCGACAAGCCTGCGTCCGGACTGACCGCGGCGGCGCGGATGGCGCGGCACCGGCTGATCGCCGAGACAGCGCGCACGGCGGGCGCCAGGGTCGTCCTTCTGGCCCACACCGCCGACGACATCCTCGAAAGCGACTGGATGCGGTCCCGCTCGGTCGAGGCGGGCGGCTCGACGCTGGGGCGTCTGCGCGAATGGTCTCCGTCGCCGGTCTGGCCCGAGGGGCGCGGCCTGATGCTGTTCCGTCCCCTGCTCGAAGAGCGCCGGGAAGCGCTGCGCGAGTTGTTGAGGGCCGTCGGGCAGGGCTGGATCGAGGATCCCGCCAATGCGGATGCGCGGTTCGGACGCAGCCGGGCGCGGCAGGCGCTGGAAGCGGGGGGCCGGGCTCTCGGCGCCGAAACTCCTTACCCTCCCAGCACCCTCGGCGTCGGCCCCCTCGCTCTCCCTCTGGGAGAGGGGTTTCAGGTCGGGAGAGGCATCTCACCGACGCTGCTCGCCGCCACCCTACTGTCCGCTTCCGGGGGCTCCACACCCCCTCGTCGCGACCGGCTCGGGCGCATGATGGACCGGCTGCGTTCCGGCGAGGATTTCCACGCCGGCCTGGCCGGCGCCCGTATCGAGGCGCGCGGCGAAACGGTCCTGGTCGGGCGGGAGCCGGGCGAGTTTCGCCGTCGAGCTCCGGGCGATGTTCGGCTCACTCCGGGACAGTCCGCCGTCTGGGACGGCCGATACGAGATCGTGATCGCGGAGCCCGGCTGGACGGTCACGGCGGCGGCGGGGAGGCTGAACCGGTTGTCCGACGCGGATCGGGCCGTCGTGTCGGGCGTTCCCGCATGGGCGCGCGGGGCCTTGCCGGTGCTGATCCGGGACGATGCGACTGGCCCGGTTCTGGCATGGCGCAAGGCCGAGGTTCGGGCCCTGTCGCCGCGACGTCTGGCGCTCTTTTCGGGGGCGGCCTTCCGGGGAGCTGGGGACGAAACGACGCAGGAGGCCGGCCTCTTTGGAACCATCCATGGCGAAACGCCGCCCGCTGACCTATTTTCACACAAAGACCACCATCGCGGCTTAGGTTGA
- a CDS encoding ExbD/TolR family protein produces MAMGGGAGQGHVRGRRRAKKRPLSEINVTPLVDVMLVLLIIFMVSAPLLAPVGVPVELPKTEASAAPTDKTPITVSIDRNGAIYIDKDETPYEQLTGRLVDAADGADRSEKPIFVRADGRAPYQAVARVMARLSASGFTKLNLITDPETVPAG; encoded by the coding sequence ATGGCCATGGGCGGAGGGGCCGGACAGGGCCACGTACGCGGACGCCGCCGCGCCAAGAAGCGGCCGCTGAGCGAGATCAACGTCACGCCCCTGGTGGACGTCATGCTGGTGCTGCTGATCATCTTCATGGTGTCGGCGCCCCTGCTGGCGCCCGTCGGGGTGCCGGTCGAACTGCCCAAGACCGAGGCCAGCGCGGCCCCGACCGACAAGACCCCGATTACCGTCTCGATCGACCGCAACGGCGCCATCTACATCGACAAGGACGAGACCCCCTACGAGCAGCTGACGGGCCGTCTGGTCGACGCCGCCGACGGCGCGGACCGGTCTGAAAAGCCGATCTTCGTGCGGGCTGACGGCCGCGCACCCTATCAGGCGGTGGCGCGGGTCATGGCCCGCCTGTCGGCCTCGGGCTTCACCAAGCTGAACCTGATCACCGACCCCGAGACGGTTCCCGCGGGCTGA
- the tolQ gene encoding protein TolQ: protein MTVSAAAEAGMLNPVSLFLHADIVVQLIMVGLAVASVWSWAVIIDKAFRFTALNSQADTFEKALSSGRSLEDVAAEAGPQPNHALPRMLVTALADWRETRARGVLTEQQGNLLISRIDRSLDSIIAREGQRVENGLGVLSVVATASPFIGLFGTVWGIMNAFGSIQHAGNTNLATVAGPISEALFATAMGLAAAIPAYIGYNKFSIDAGKFAGRLESFADDLQAAVARRLGVPSAPPPPPPPPSEFSLRRAD, encoded by the coding sequence ATGACAGTTTCCGCCGCCGCCGAAGCCGGAATGCTCAACCCCGTCTCGCTCTTCCTGCACGCGGATATCGTGGTGCAGCTGATCATGGTCGGGCTGGCGGTCGCCTCGGTCTGGTCCTGGGCCGTGATCATCGACAAGGCCTTCCGCTTCACCGCACTGAACAGCCAGGCCGACACCTTCGAAAAGGCCTTGAGTTCCGGCCGGTCGCTGGAAGACGTCGCCGCCGAGGCGGGACCTCAGCCGAACCACGCCCTGCCGCGGATGCTGGTCACGGCCCTGGCCGACTGGCGCGAGACCCGGGCGCGCGGCGTCCTGACCGAGCAGCAGGGCAATCTGCTGATCAGCCGCATCGACCGGTCGCTGGATTCGATCATCGCCCGCGAGGGCCAGCGCGTCGAAAACGGCCTGGGCGTGCTGTCGGTGGTCGCCACCGCCTCGCCCTTCATAGGCCTGTTCGGCACGGTCTGGGGCATCATGAACGCCTTCGGCAGCATCCAGCACGCCGGCAACACCAATCTGGCGACCGTCGCCGGCCCGATCTCGGAAGCCCTGTTCGCCACGGCCATGGGTCTGGCGGCGGCCATCCCGGCCTATATCGGCTACAACAAATTCTCGATCGACGCGGGCAAGTTCGCGGGCCGTCTGGAAAGCTTCGCCGACGATCTGCAGGCCGCCGTGGCTCGCCGTCTGGGCGTGCCGAGCGCCCCGCCGCCCCCACCTCCGCCGCCGTCCGAATTCTCGCTGCGCCGGGCCGACTGA
- the ruvB gene encoding Holliday junction branch migration DNA helicase RuvB, which yields MTDDRIISPQPAPGEAYDRALRPQSLAEFVGQSQAKGNLKVFIDAARARGEALDHVLLFGPPGLGKTTLAQIVSKELGVGFRATSGPILAKAGDLAAILTNLEPRDVLFIDEIHRLAPQVEEILYPAMEDHVLDLIIGEGPSARSVRIDLAPFTLVGATTRAGLLATPLRDRFGIPLRLEFYTPDELVRVITGAARKMGVSIDDEGAREIGSRSRGTPRVAGRLLRRVRDFAEAEGAKTVTKLVAARALSRLEIDEAGLDSNDRRFLKALIENYGGGPVGMDTLAAAIAEARDAVEDVIEPYLLQQGFIQRTPRGRMACARAYSHLGLTEPPKPPVAGQSGNVGDLFE from the coding sequence ATGACCGACGACCGCATCATCTCGCCCCAGCCCGCGCCGGGCGAGGCCTATGATCGCGCCCTGCGGCCGCAGTCGCTGGCCGAGTTCGTCGGCCAGTCCCAGGCCAAGGGCAATCTGAAGGTCTTCATCGACGCCGCCCGGGCGCGCGGCGAGGCGCTGGACCACGTCCTGCTGTTTGGCCCGCCGGGCTTGGGCAAGACGACCCTGGCCCAGATCGTGTCCAAGGAGTTGGGCGTCGGCTTCCGCGCCACCTCGGGGCCGATCCTGGCCAAGGCCGGGGATCTGGCCGCCATCCTGACCAACCTCGAACCGCGCGACGTCCTGTTCATCGACGAGATCCACCGGCTGGCCCCGCAGGTGGAGGAGATCCTCTATCCGGCGATGGAGGATCATGTGCTGGACCTGATCATCGGCGAGGGTCCGTCGGCCAGGTCGGTGCGCATCGATCTGGCGCCCTTCACCCTGGTCGGGGCGACGACCCGGGCCGGTCTGCTGGCCACGCCGCTGAGGGACCGTTTCGGCATTCCGCTGCGGCTGGAGTTCTACACCCCCGACGAACTGGTGCGGGTCATCACCGGGGCGGCGCGCAAGATGGGCGTCAGCATCGACGACGAGGGCGCGCGCGAGATCGGCTCGCGGTCGCGGGGCACGCCGCGCGTGGCGGGTCGGCTGCTGCGCCGGGTGCGCGACTTTGCCGAGGCCGAGGGCGCGAAGACCGTCACGAAACTGGTCGCGGCCAGGGCCCTGTCGCGGCTGGAGATCGACGAGGCGGGACTGGATTCCAACGACCGCCGCTTCCTCAAGGCCCTGATCGAGAACTACGGCGGAGGGCCGGTCGGGATGGACACCCTGGCCGCCGCCATCGCCGAGGCGCGCGACGCCGTCGAGGACGTGATCGAACCCTATCTGCTGCAGCAGGGCTTCATCCAGCGCACCCCGCGCGGCCGGATGGCCTGCGCCCGCGCCTACAGCCATCTCGGCCTGACCGAACCACCGAAACCGCCGGTGGCGGGCCAATCGGGCAACGTGGGCGATCTGTTCGAATGA
- a CDS encoding putative peptidoglycan glycosyltransferase FtsW/RodA — translation MSASLAERVRSTGAVIGQAVVTAVVGLIAIRLAGGPNMALIVQAGALIVGALIALGLAINPWRPAPKWAAVLIGVCLALLFATLGDAGPGVHRWIAAGPIVLQPASILLPFVVWALAVARANWWAGALAGAFALVLAIQPDAASATALLLALIGLAAVRGRVAAPDVTALLMALAATVWSWTRVDPLPAVAHVERVVPEAFAANPVVGIAAGLMLILLPLPFVVRALTGGERALAAGLAGLWIGLVAGNLFGNYPAPVVGYGASLVVGWLASLGLVLARARPVPAPQWTIHPRER, via the coding sequence ATGAGCGCCTCTCTGGCGGAGCGTGTGCGCTCGACCGGTGCGGTGATCGGTCAAGCGGTGGTCACAGCAGTCGTCGGCCTGATCGCGATCCGGCTGGCGGGCGGTCCGAATATGGCGCTGATCGTTCAGGCGGGCGCGCTGATCGTCGGCGCCCTGATCGCCTTGGGGTTGGCCATCAATCCCTGGCGGCCGGCGCCGAAATGGGCGGCGGTGCTGATCGGCGTTTGTCTGGCCCTGTTGTTCGCGACGCTCGGCGACGCCGGTCCGGGCGTGCATCGCTGGATCGCGGCGGGGCCGATCGTACTGCAGCCTGCGTCGATCCTTCTGCCGTTCGTGGTCTGGGCTCTGGCGGTCGCGCGGGCCAACTGGTGGGCTGGCGCCCTGGCCGGAGCCTTCGCCCTCGTGCTGGCGATCCAGCCGGACGCGGCGTCCGCGACGGCCCTGCTGCTGGCCCTGATCGGTCTGGCTGCGGTGCGGGGCAGGGTGGCGGCGCCGGACGTCACTGCCCTGTTGATGGCGCTGGCCGCGACGGTGTGGAGCTGGACCCGGGTCGATCCCCTTCCGGCCGTCGCCCATGTCGAGCGGGTCGTGCCCGAGGCCTTCGCCGCCAATCCGGTCGTCGGGATCGCGGCCGGGCTGATGCTGATCCTGCTGCCCCTGCCGTTTGTGGTTCGGGCGCTGACCGGCGGAGAGCGGGCCCTCGCGGCCGGTCTGGCGGGCCTGTGGATCGGTCTCGTCGCCGGCAATCTGTTCGGAAATTATCCGGCGCCGGTGGTCGGATACGGCGCCTCTCTGGTGGTCGGTTGGCTGGCCTCGCTGGGGTTGGTTCTGGCCCGCGCCCGGCCCGTGCCGGCGCCGCAATGGACGATCCATCCGCGAGAGCGCTAG
- the ruvA gene encoding Holliday junction branch migration protein RuvA gives MIGRLRGVLAEVEEGHCLIDCAGVGYVVACGSRTLGRLPAPGDEATLHVHSQWSEDAGPRLYGFLTRDERRAFTTMLAIQGVGPKAALSVLDVLPPGELAGAVAREDKAAIGRANGVGPKLALRIVTELKGKPLGDVSFTPAAPGVHAEVAPPAPSIAGEAVSALLGLGIAEVNARRAVDQALIRLGEDADLSAVIRAGLQELGR, from the coding sequence ATGATCGGTCGTCTGAGAGGGGTTCTGGCCGAGGTCGAGGAGGGGCACTGCCTGATCGACTGCGCGGGCGTGGGCTATGTGGTGGCCTGCGGTTCGCGGACGCTGGGGCGGCTGCCGGCGCCCGGCGACGAGGCGACCCTGCATGTCCATTCCCAGTGGAGCGAGGACGCGGGACCGCGTCTGTATGGCTTCCTGACGCGCGACGAACGCCGCGCCTTCACCACCATGCTGGCCATCCAGGGTGTCGGCCCCAAGGCCGCCCTGTCTGTGTTGGACGTCCTGCCGCCCGGCGAACTGGCCGGCGCCGTGGCGCGCGAGGACAAGGCGGCGATCGGGCGGGCCAACGGCGTGGGACCGAAGCTGGCGCTACGCATCGTCACCGAGCTGAAGGGCAAGCCGCTCGGCGATGTCTCCTTCACCCCGGCGGCGCCGGGCGTCCACGCTGAGGTCGCGCCGCCCGCGCCCAGCATCGCCGGTGAGGCCGTCTCGGCCCTGCTGGGTCTGGGCATCGCTGAGGTCAACGCCCGTCGCGCCGTCGATCAGGCCCTGATCCGTCTGGGCGAGGACGCCGACCTGTCGGCCGTGATCCGCGCCGGGCTCCAGGAACTCGGCCGATGA
- the pal gene encoding peptidoglycan-associated lipoprotein Pal yields the protein MTTMSNLIKLTAVGLVMASMAACTPKRPVETAVPNQPTGPANPIYPGTGTGNIGGSNTGAARPGSEQDFVVNVGDRVYFDLDSYQVSTEAYPRLDAQAQWLLRYPQIQVRIEGNADERGTREYNLALGARRAESVRNYLVQRGVPAGRIDTISYGKERPIAQGSSEESWARNRNGHTAIVSGGM from the coding sequence ATGACGACCATGTCCAACCTGATCAAGCTGACGGCTGTCGGCCTCGTGATGGCCTCGATGGCCGCCTGTACGCCGAAGCGCCCGGTCGAAACGGCCGTGCCGAACCAGCCGACGGGCCCGGCGAACCCGATCTATCCGGGCACGGGCACGGGCAACATCGGCGGCTCGAACACCGGCGCCGCCCGCCCGGGCTCGGAACAGGACTTCGTCGTCAACGTCGGCGACCGCGTCTATTTCGACCTCGATTCCTATCAGGTCTCGACCGAGGCCTATCCGCGTCTGGACGCCCAAGCCCAGTGGCTGCTGCGCTATCCGCAGATCCAGGTCCGCATCGAAGGCAATGCCGACGAGCGGGGCACCCGCGAATACAACCTGGCCCTCGGCGCCCGCCGCGCGGAATCAGTGCGCAACTATCTGGTCCAGCGCGGCGTCCCCGCCGGCCGCATCGACACCATCAGCTATGGCAAGGAGCGCCCGATCGCCCAAGGCTCGAGCGAGGAATCGTGGGCCCGCAACCGCAACGGCCACACGGCGATCGTCTCCGGCGGGATGTGA
- a CDS encoding tol-pal system YbgF family protein has translation MMKPFHRNLLLAATGLCIVGGGVAVSQVQPLAPVEWDNRRLDTLDRNVRRLERAVTQRNAVGQPVLVEPDPEVVALQGQVGEMDRRLQDLEASLQRLTRDGEQTAFKLDEATRDNAALRTRLNASDARIKAIEDQAQAAAAAVAEAEQAGRSPTGNAAGDLAAARALTDAAEQGQAYEVLIANWPSTPQSAEAGYRLGDLRRAADDMNGAVQAYAGALSGWPTTPWAGETTLKLARALSATNRNPQACAALGEFNRRYTAAASAQLKTIAGQIRTQARCT, from the coding sequence ATGATGAAGCCCTTCCATCGCAATCTTCTGCTGGCGGCGACCGGCCTGTGCATCGTGGGCGGCGGTGTCGCCGTGTCCCAGGTCCAGCCTCTGGCTCCGGTCGAATGGGACAACCGTCGTCTCGACACCCTCGACCGCAATGTGCGCCGCCTCGAGCGCGCCGTGACCCAGAGGAACGCGGTGGGCCAGCCGGTTCTGGTCGAGCCCGACCCAGAGGTCGTCGCCCTGCAGGGACAGGTCGGGGAGATGGACCGGCGTCTGCAGGATCTGGAGGCCAGCCTGCAGCGGCTGACCCGCGACGGCGAACAGACAGCCTTCAAGCTGGACGAGGCCACGCGCGACAACGCCGCCCTGCGCACCCGGCTGAACGCCAGCGACGCCCGCATCAAGGCGATAGAGGATCAGGCCCAGGCCGCTGCGGCCGCCGTCGCCGAAGCCGAACAGGCCGGGCGTTCGCCGACCGGGAACGCCGCCGGGGATCTGGCCGCCGCCCGCGCCCTGACCGATGCGGCCGAGCAAGGCCAGGCTTATGAGGTTCTGATCGCCAACTGGCCGTCCACGCCCCAGTCCGCCGAGGCCGGCTATCGCCTGGGCGACCTGCGCCGCGCCGCCGACGATATGAATGGGGCGGTTCAGGCCTATGCCGGCGCCCTGAGCGGCTGGCCAACGACCCCCTGGGCCGGAGAGACCACGCTGAAGCTTGCGCGCGCCCTTTCGGCGACCAACCGCAATCCGCAGGCCTGTGCGGCGCTCGGCGAGTTCAATCGGCGTTATACCGCGGCGGCCTCGGCCCAGCTGAAAACTATAGCCGGTCAGATCCGCACCCAGGCCCGTTGCACCTGA